In one Achromobacter spanius genomic region, the following are encoded:
- a CDS encoding pyridoxal phosphate-dependent aminotransferase: MIRSKLPDVGTTIFTVMSRLAIEHKAINLGQGFPDFDPDPALCALVTQAMANGHNQYPYMPGVAPLREAIAAKTRELYGHAYDPETEITVTSGATEALMATVLAAVNSGDEVVVIEPCYDSYLPAIRLAGGTAVPVPLRAPTEADPYYRIDWQRVRDAITSKTRLLMLNFPHNPTGAVLDDSDLDALEAIVRDTGVLLVSDEVYEHIVFDGKPHASVARRPLLAEHAFVISSFGKTYHTTGWKIGYCCAPRQLSAELRKVHQFMVFTVPSPMQFALAEFMRDPKPYLDLPTFYQAKRDRLSQGLANTRFRPLPSPGTFFLLADYSQISKQNEADFARDLTVRHGVTVIPVSAFYRQPDAAESNHHIVRFCFAKKDATLDAALERLAQV; this comes from the coding sequence ATGATCCGATCCAAACTTCCCGACGTTGGCACCACCATCTTCACCGTCATGAGCCGCTTGGCCATCGAACACAAGGCCATCAACCTGGGCCAGGGCTTTCCTGACTTCGATCCCGACCCCGCGCTGTGTGCGTTGGTGACCCAAGCCATGGCCAATGGCCACAACCAGTATCCGTACATGCCTGGCGTCGCGCCCTTGCGTGAAGCCATCGCGGCCAAGACGCGCGAGCTCTATGGCCACGCCTACGACCCGGAGACCGAGATCACGGTGACCAGCGGCGCCACCGAGGCGCTGATGGCAACGGTGCTGGCCGCGGTCAACAGCGGCGACGAAGTCGTCGTCATTGAACCCTGCTACGACTCCTACCTGCCGGCCATCCGGCTGGCGGGCGGCACAGCCGTGCCGGTGCCGCTGCGCGCGCCCACCGAGGCTGACCCTTACTACCGCATCGACTGGCAGCGCGTACGCGACGCCATCACGTCGAAGACGCGCCTGCTGATGCTGAACTTCCCGCACAACCCCACGGGCGCGGTGCTTGACGACAGCGACCTGGACGCGTTGGAAGCCATCGTGCGCGATACCGGCGTGCTGCTGGTGTCGGATGAGGTCTATGAGCACATCGTGTTTGATGGCAAGCCGCATGCCAGCGTGGCGCGTCGGCCGTTACTGGCCGAACACGCTTTCGTGATCTCGTCGTTCGGCAAGACTTATCACACCACCGGCTGGAAGATCGGCTACTGCTGCGCGCCGCGGCAGCTCAGTGCCGAGTTGCGCAAGGTACACCAGTTCATGGTGTTCACGGTGCCCTCGCCGATGCAGTTCGCCTTGGCCGAATTCATGCGTGATCCCAAGCCGTACCTGGACCTGCCAACCTTCTACCAGGCCAAGCGAGACCGTCTGTCGCAAGGCCTGGCCAACACGCGATTCCGTCCGCTACCGAGTCCGGGCACGTTCTTCCTGCTGGCTGATTACAGCCAGATTTCCAAGCAGAATGAAGCCGACTTTGCCCGCGACCTGACCGTGCGCCACGGCGTGACGGTGATCCCTGTTTCGGCCTTCTATCGCCAACCCGATGCCGCCGAATCCAACCACCATATCGTGCGCTTCTGCTTTGCAAAGAAGGATGCCACGCTTGACGCGGCGCTGGAAAGATTGGCGCAAGTCTGA